AATAGACGACATGGTGATAGCAACCAGATCGTACAGACTTGCCCCGTAGTTATAAAGTTGCTTTTATGGtgtctatattttttttcttaatatgaaTTTTACAAATACCATAATTTCGTGTGTAGCATTTTCAGACCAGATGCAAAGTAAAATTCAAAGTGTTCTTTATTCTTTCAAACATCTCTTTTCATCTCGTTTCAGTGCGCAAAATGATCTGCCAACTTCCGCCCGACACCGGAAGATGCCATGCTCGTTATATTCGATGGTATTACAACATTCATGCACAAGAGTGCAGTCATTTCCAGTATGGCGGTTGTGAGGGTAACGGAAATAACTTTATGAGTAAAAAAGACTGTGAGCAAACTTGTATTGCAACTCCTTCTATACGGTTATACGAAGGAGGTGGCAATTCTGCTTTAGCACAACCCTCAATCATAACTGCGCCTATATACGAACCGCCAAAGACGAAAAAGTATGAGGCATTAAACTCGGTAATGGAACCAACAGATAACTTAAACAGGTATGAACTAGTGCGACATAGAACAAACAGAATTCGCGCCGATGAGGCGATAACTAGAACGAGGAGAAGGCTAGACAAAGAGAAAGAGAAAGAAAGGAAGCGACGCGAAAGAAGGAAACTAAAAAAGCGGAAACGTAGATGTAAGAAAAGGAGAGAAAGGGGAAAGAAATGTAGAAAAGACAAAAAAGATCGAAAGAGtagaaaaaacaagaaaaagaagaagactGATAGTACAGAAGATAAGAATGACATATCTTCTGATAAAAACAATGTAGTTACAGAAGACACAAATCAGGTTGTAGAGGAAACAAAGAATATAATAAGTAACGAAATTGAGGCAGTAGATGAGG
The Mercenaria mercenaria strain notata chromosome 10, MADL_Memer_1, whole genome shotgun sequence genome window above contains:
- the LOC123559423 gene encoding histone-lysine N-methyltransferase, H3 lysine-79 specific-like isoform X1, producing MQFYGSLALLLALVIQVRGIPRITLDDDAPALCKKYKMMCKTDKICAVQHFDWPNNITIPVCIPLSFVPAEYSHVVRKMICQLPPDTGRCHARYIRWYYNIHAQECSHFQYGGCEGNGNNFMSKKDCEQTCIATPSIRLYEGGGNSALAQPSIITAPIYEPPKTKKYEALNSVMEPTDNLNRYELVRHRTNRIRADEAITRTRRRLDKEKEKERKRRERRKLKKRKRRCKKRRERGKKCRKDKKDRKSRKNKKKKKTDSTEDKNDISSDKNNVVTEDTNQVVEETKNIISNEIEAVDEDEKLEKETKRERKRRKRKLKEKRRLEKERNRRNLSSRHQKRYSELAKRPESYSRKLFSILDQGKSFSQQKNSLLHTLS
- the LOC123559423 gene encoding histone-lysine N-methyltransferase, H3 lysine-79 specific-like isoform X2 gives rise to the protein MQFYGSLALLLALVIQVRGIPRITLDDDAPALCKKYKMMCKTDKICAVQHFDWPNNITIPVCIPLSFVPVRKMICQLPPDTGRCHARYIRWYYNIHAQECSHFQYGGCEGNGNNFMSKKDCEQTCIATPSIRLYEGGGNSALAQPSIITAPIYEPPKTKKYEALNSVMEPTDNLNRYELVRHRTNRIRADEAITRTRRRLDKEKEKERKRRERRKLKKRKRRCKKRRERGKKCRKDKKDRKSRKNKKKKKTDSTEDKNDISSDKNNVVTEDTNQVVEETKNIISNEIEAVDEDEKLEKETKRERKRRKRKLKEKRRLEKERNRRNLSSRHQKRYSELAKRPESYSRKLFSILDQGKSFSQQKNSLLHTLS